Proteins co-encoded in one Brassica oleracea var. oleracea cultivar TO1000 chromosome C4, BOL, whole genome shotgun sequence genomic window:
- the LOC106341361 gene encoding WRKY transcription factor 55-like, whose protein sequence is MEEIMSMIFSGINLVKELEFCISAQESPESLSTSLGSVSTLFGDANERLKILLARRNAYVLTQPEPKPVPMSDLDQMLMQQIEYGLMQDYSLRDGVMQGVRNIDSGPSCGFSTPRPRRRKKNEEEETVFVAAARMGNMDTPPDDNHTWRKYGQKDILGSKFPRAYYRCTHEKLYKCPAKKQVQRLDEDPYTFCVTYRSSHTCHFFTTSPIPSTANTATTDGHYGSTVVNMAEALFGNLDSVVPFGEPYFNYRSLFHGRGGDGDT, encoded by the exons ATGGAGGAGATAATGTCAATGATCTTCAGCGGAATCAATCTGGTTAAGGAGCTCGAGTTCTGCATATCAGCACAAGAGTCGCCAGAATCTCTTTCGACTTCTCTCGGTTCAGTCTCCACTCTGTTCGGAGACGCCAACGAGCGGTTAAAAATCCTACTTGCGAGGAGGAACGCTTACGTACTGACTCAGCCTGAACCAAAACCAGTTCCAATGTCCGATTTGGACCAGATGTTGATGCAGCAGATTGAATATGGTCTGATGCAGGACTACAGTTTAAGGGACGGAGTGATGCAAGGCGTGAGGAATATAGACTCAGGTCCGAGTTGCGGATTCTCGACTCCAAGGCCTCGAAGAAG GAAAAAGAATGAAGAAGAAGAAACGGTGTTTGTGGCGGCGGCGAGGATGGGGAACATGGATACTCCGCCGGACGACAATCACACTTGGCGTAAATATGGCCAGAAGGACATTCTCGGTTCTAAGTTTCCTCG GGCGTACTATCGGTGCACCCACGAGAAACTATACAAGTGTCCGGCGAAGAAACAAGTGCAACGGCTTGACGAGGATCCTTACACGTTCTGCGTCACTTACCGTAGTTCACACACGTGTCACTTCTTCACCACTTCCCCTATTCCATCAACAGCCAACACCGCTACAACAGACGGTCATTACGGTTCCACCGTAGTTAACATGGCCGAAGCTTTGTTCGGCAACTTAGACTCGGTTGTTCCTTTTGGTGAACCCTACTTTAACTACCGTAGCCTCTTTCACGGAAGAGGCGGCGATGGGGATACGTGA
- the LOC106341075 gene encoding two-component response regulator ARR17-like isoform X2, producing the protein MDEELHVLAVDDNLIDRKLVERILKISSCKVTTAENGLRALEYLGLGDPQQTESLTTNSVMKVNLIITDYCMPGMTGFELLKIVKESSNLKEVPVVILSSENIPTRINKCLASGAQMFMQKPLKLSDVEKLKGHVLNCRS; encoded by the exons ATGGACGAAGAGCTTCATGTTTTAGCAGTAGATGACAATCTCATTGACCGTAAACTTGTAGAGAGAATTCTCAAGATCTCTTCCTGCAAAG TGACAACTGCAGAAAATGGGCTTAGAGCATTGGAGTACTTAGGCTTGGGAGATCCACAACAGACTGAGTCATTAACTACCAACAGT GTTATGAAGGTGAATCTTATCATCACTGATTATTGTATGCCAGGGATGACAGGTTTTGAGCTTCTCAAGATAGTAAAG GAATCTTCGAATCTTAAGGAAGTACCTGTTGTGATTTTGTCATCAGAGAACATTCCTACTCGCATCAACAA GTGTTTAGCCAGCGGAGCTCAGATGTTTATGCAGAAGCCATTGAAATTATCGGATGTAGAGAAACTCAAGGGTCATGTCTTAAACTGCAGGAGCTGA
- the LOC106341075 gene encoding two-component response regulator ARR17-like isoform X1: MDEELHVLAVDDNLIDRKLVERILKISSCKVTTAENGLRALEYLGLGDPQQTESLTTNSVMKVNLIITDYCMPGMTGFELLKIVKQESSNLKEVPVVILSSENIPTRINKCLASGAQMFMQKPLKLSDVEKLKGHVLNCRS; this comes from the exons ATGGACGAAGAGCTTCATGTTTTAGCAGTAGATGACAATCTCATTGACCGTAAACTTGTAGAGAGAATTCTCAAGATCTCTTCCTGCAAAG TGACAACTGCAGAAAATGGGCTTAGAGCATTGGAGTACTTAGGCTTGGGAGATCCACAACAGACTGAGTCATTAACTACCAACAGT GTTATGAAGGTGAATCTTATCATCACTGATTATTGTATGCCAGGGATGACAGGTTTTGAGCTTCTCAAGATAGTAAAG CAGGAATCTTCGAATCTTAAGGAAGTACCTGTTGTGATTTTGTCATCAGAGAACATTCCTACTCGCATCAACAA GTGTTTAGCCAGCGGAGCTCAGATGTTTATGCAGAAGCCATTGAAATTATCGGATGTAGAGAAACTCAAGGGTCATGTCTTAAACTGCAGGAGCTGA